The Schistocerca gregaria isolate iqSchGreg1 chromosome 2, iqSchGreg1.2, whole genome shotgun sequence genome contains the following window.
TACAATCCACTTTAAATATACTATCAACAGTAGGAACTTAGTTGCGTGACAACTCTGCACTGCTTCAATTTTAACAAAACATTCTCAGTCACTTGCACTTCTCTATCTTTTATTTCAACTTCTTTTCCAAGTATTAAGAATCATTCATATAAAAGAATTACATGAAAAGTGTATGTTATATACACAAGCAAAGTGAATGATTCATAATGTAATGTGTGAAAACCTCACAACGGGTGGTTCCTTGTCATCCTGTGGTTTGAATGGCAAGCCCCTCCTTCCTAACCTTCCCCAacttatctctctttccttcctgaaGAAGGAACTAATAAAACTAATAATTCTGAAAGCTACACAGTTTCTTCACTTTAAAATGTGAATCAGCAGCACTGCAATTTCATGTTGGAAAGTACTGGCCAGCCATTCTGACACTCTGTAATTTTATACCTTCATCACCaccaacaacagcaacacacacacacacacacacacacacacacacacacacaccaatgccacaAATTATTCACTAAAGAATTCTTAGACATGGTTGTTTCACAGTAAAAATTGTAACCGTAACAACATCAGCAAATGAATCAAAAAtcgaaacaaatacataatcattgAATTTTTATTACTCACTTTGGTGTCTGTCCAAACACGGAGCCCCCTGTCTGTCCAAATGCTGGTTTACTTCCGAATCCATCCCCTGAAGTACCTCCACCAAACACTGGTGTTGTGTTCTGGCCAAATACGTTAGCAGTCTGACCAAAAGCAGAAGATGATGTTGCAACAGGAGATTGTCCAAATACAGGCTTACCTCCAAATATAGATGTACTAGACTGTGTTGAGTTACCACCAAATAATGAAGGTTTATCTGTATTACCACCAAACAATGAAGGGGTACTTGTTGCAGGAGTACTGCCAAACAGTGAAGGTGTGGCGGACTGGCTGACTTGAGGTTGACCAAATAATGAGGGTGCTGCAGAGGGTTGCAAACTTGTCCCGAATAAGGAGGGAGCTGATGTTGTCGTAGTTGCTCCAAAACCTGATTGTGATGTTGCAACAGCTGAGCCAAACAGTGAAGGAGCCGATGTTGATGTGCTAACAGCTGCACCAAACAATGACGGAGCTGATGTTGTAATGCTAATTGCACCAAATATTGACGACAATGTGGTTGGTACAGCAGACCCTCCAAAAATGGGTGATACACTGGATGAAGTTGTGGTGGTAGTGGTAGCAGTAGGAGCAGCAGTGTTGCTACTTGATACTGTTGTTATAGAAGAAGCAGTAGTACCAGTAGTAACTACTGTGGTGACAGTGGGTGACACTGTTGTTCGAGCAGTTGATGCACCAAATACAGCAGCTACCGTGGTAGGTGTAACAGTAGATGGTGTAGCAAACAGATTTGATGATGACACAGCAGCAGGAGTTGCCAATGTTCCAAACACAGAGGGAGCAGAACTTGAAGAAACTTTTGTTACATTTGTACCAAAAAGAGTGGGCAAGGTAGCTGGAGCAGTTGTGGATGTGTCAGGGGTTGCAAGTGATGACACACTAACTACTGAAACTGTATCTGGTTGTGTAGTGGTGCTAGGTGAGGTACTTATTGCAATGGTACTTGAAACCTCTGAAACACTAGTAGGTATGACTGACAGTGTATCACCTGATGGAGGAGATGGTGCTGATGTGGTAACTGCAGGGGAAGAGGATCCTCCAAAGAGAGGAGTATTTGAGAATATAGTAGTTGATGCTGTACCAAACAGAGATGTGCTTTTTGACACATTAGTGAacaatgatgttgttgttgctgttgttggtggTGATGAAGTGTTTGTTGCTGATGACCCAAAAAGAGTTTTTGTGACTGCTGTGTTAGATGGACCTGTTCCAAATATACTGCTATTAGCTGTTGTTGATAAATTTCCAAACACTTGCTTTGAACCAGCTGCTTGGGAAAATATATTTGCTCCTCCCTTTCCAGTTGGTGCAACACTACAAATAGGTTGTCCAAAGAATAAAGACGCTgctgtagtagtggtagtggcattAGTAGTggaggcagtggtggtggtggtggtagtagtagtagtagtagtagtagtagcagcagcaattgtatTAGCAGTTGCTTGATTCTGCACAGGTGACTGAGGTGCCTTAtctgagagagaaaaagaaaataattggcTCTCAGGAGGCACAACTGATGAAGCAGAGGTGGACTCTGGAATTTCTGACGATACTTGTGTCTGTGGTTTCACAATACTTGGATCAGTTTTTGTCAGATCAGTTTCTTCAGATTCCACAGATGTTGTGCTAGAGCTGGCAGATGGACTTTCAGAAGCAGCTGAAAAAGTGACAGAACCCATTTTAGGGCTTTCTACTGCACTTGAGGATACTGTTGTTGCCGACTGTCCAAAACTGAATGAAGGTACTCCTTTCTGTTGCAGCGAACCAAAAATAGACCCCCCAGTTGAAGAAGCACTTGATAGTTCTGTTTCTTTGTCTGACTTTGATGACACTGCTACCTGACCGAAGCTGAAGGCTGTCACAGGTGCTGAAACCTTTCCTTGAATATTTCCAAACAATGGCTGTGATACAGAGGATGCAAAGCTGCCAGATGATTCAGAAGTAGATGTCTTTTTATCACCAGAGCTGGCAAATAATGGCGACACTTGTGTAACAGTAACTGTGGCTGGTTCAGACAaattactgctactgctgctggcttgtgaagtgtttccttttgaGAAACTGGTTCCAAAAAGAGTTGGTGATGATTGTACTGTTGCTGGAGTTGGCTTCTGAAACGAGAAACCTGGTGCAGAAGGGGAACCTCCACTGAAAGCAAATCCTGTAGTAAGTGACCTTGATGAGGCTGTTGAAACAAGATCAGCTGGCTGTGTAACAGTTGTTGTATCACACACTGGCTGGTTTTTGACTGCCATAGCACTGTTCACTTCTGACTTAGAAGCAAGTGTAGTATTCGATGAAAAACTCTGAGAATTCAAATTTACAAACAACGAATGCACTGAAGCACTTGGTTTTGAGATAAGTGAATTTGAATTACTCAGCTGCTGCACATCTGTTACAGATTTTGCAACAGTGCCAATTGAGACATTAGATGACTGCAGCTGTCCAGCCTGTGCACCAACTGACCCAGAAGTTTCTTTCTTTCCCATGTCTCTTCCAAGTACTGCAGGCTGAATGGACTGACCAAAATTGAAACTAGGTGAAATTCCTTTATTCAAGCTAGAATCATAGGAGGTCACACCTGTAACAGGTGGTGTTAAGGGGAGAGAACTTGATGCAGATGAAACCACATTATGTACATCATCTCTTACTGCTATGGTGCCTGGTCTGGCCACGAGTGCATTTTGTGTATCATTGGGTACTTTAAACATAAATAATGGTGCAGATCCAGTTTTAGTAAAACCAGATGGACTGTAGGTACTTATCGATTCAGTGCTACAATTAATTACACCAACCACCATATTGCTCAAAGAAGCTAGATGATTTGTCTGCTGAGGTCTGTTATTTGTTGCCATGGTAAATGTTTGGGGAACACTTTTATTATCTGATAAAAATGTACTACTTAGCCTTTGCTGTATGTTTGGTGCTGACAGCAATGAAGATTGAGAAATTGTAGCTGTTTGGTTCTGGGCAACAGGCCTACCAGACAAAATACCTCCAAGTTTCAGTGAAGATGTGGTAAAGGGTGCCAAGTTAAGGAGTGAGGAACTAGGAGTGAATCGGTCCCTAACAGTTTTGATTGGAGTAATGTGGGAAGCAACGTGTTGCATCAAAAGATCTTGAAGCACATTCTGCTTCTTGACACTCAGCTTCTTCTGTCTTGCAGTAAGTGTAGCCCTTCTATTCATAGACACCATCTTCTTAATGTTCTCTGATCCAACAGGATCCGTATCTGACAGCTTGCTCTGCAGTAATTTTTCAGCCAATCTAGAAATGTCATTCTCTCtgtggaaagaaaaaaatattagtcAAATACaaagtatattttattcttcactAATTACACAGAAATAAAGACTGAAAACATCTACTTGTGATGCACAAGTGTGCTgataaagaaatacagaaatggTACAGAACCCTTACACTTGCAGAGAAAGAGGCAATCACACTTTTTAGGTTGAAACAGGAAATCCTGCCAAGGCCCCAGATTAAAGTAGGATCAAGTGCGGTAAAAATAAGTAACAAAATACCAGCAAGagacaagatttgaaaatctgaaaagTTAAAAGGGTGATTTTGGAAAGTCTTTCTTAAGGGTAAGGAAAGCATACCTGAAACAAGAGAATATGCAAATAAATTATTGACTTTAAATCACTGCCAACAAAGCACTAGTTCAGCTGGATATTAATGGGGAAGAAATCTACGAGGCACTCTCTAATGATTTAAAAATACAAATCAGATTTG
Protein-coding sequences here:
- the LOC126334769 gene encoding nuclear pore complex protein Nup214 isoform X2, with the translated sequence MTVNQPLDSKEVQEFQFKLICRLNVFSDGEFDYSGYLNLVATASKYNLAFVGCPSGVQAIIISAVVNSEAHGNKSLTEYPHRKLNLGNQPSHLSISCDQSCIVIAVKKDGCPHALIYSVSSFLSKNITLLNEVRLSASLNTHILDLTWNPGIPNIFATCLSDGTVGVYEFKSTGTDIKTLPPEAQAACFSWSPRGKQLVVGTRYGELIQYKPDLKPVKTLPAPTLSENPVSVVNVTWISNYQFAAVYHDKVNETERPGLVIVNAPKSGAVSFVNFDDICYSSGELRRPQFYLHHQQTWNVILVASANSMEVGVIGLTEDQVSWQQWMQEDACRAELPMSSDKQETFPIGLSLDTSTTHELPWGDNQMIPPMPVLHLLSHKGVLCLFYVINVIPGAVTVCSPPEKVADESIVALFSSKAPDVSPATEISPTGSRVNLAPKFENASVSKPMAPVQSIPLQKEASSPTLQTNVSEPGIGILNSGFSSPFFSVKASVASAAEKPQPTMSFINSLQSGAGGNISGFSTGKSTGANLTQAPSPISSQSNQGPSLTSSFISQMPSMMGSQSNLTPSVMSSQSNLTPLVMSSQSNLTPSVMSSQSNLTPSVMSSQSNLTPSVMSSQSNPTPSVMSSQSNLTPSVMSSQSSLTPSVMSSQSSLTPSVMSSKSSLTPSMVGSQSSLAPSVMSSQNKVAPSMTSSQSNKFPASSVSVASGDGRNDSTPVKVDNIVQPNTDSLSSTESNEITANVIRAAIAEEIQLFERELADLRKRVNSVNTHVGIQEERTLLQKKVENMEEFCRELEETTRAQTTEVQSLRGLMMETFVWVEDARSRRRKITKPPELEELPLLQDLDPVILHYWTSIQQSMFYVENQLKQLNDTLDLDWQQFQNACKKNSGNTLQVPTLEAIYKVLTLENSILLKKRADVEKIIKQVDQYRKRQGKRTSLLAALNSSKRQPFDKGENDISRLAEKLLQSKLSDTDPVGSENIKKMVSMNRRATLTARQKKLSVKKQNVLQDLLMQHVASHITPIKTVRDRFTPSSSLLNLAPFTTSSLKLGGILSGRPVAQNQTATISQSSLLSAPNIQQRLSSTFLSDNKSVPQTFTMATNNRPQQTNHLASLSNMVVGVINCSTESISTYSPSGFTKTGSAPLFMFKVPNDTQNALVARPGTIAVRDDVHNVVSSASSSLPLTPPVTGVTSYDSSLNKGISPSFNFGQSIQPAVLGRDMGKKETSGSVGAQAGQLQSSNVSIGTVAKSVTDVQQLSNSNSLISKPSASVHSLFVNLNSQSFSSNTTLASKSEVNSAMAVKNQPVCDTTTVTQPADLVSTASSRSLTTGFAFSGGSPSAPGFSFQKPTPATVQSSPTLFGTSFSKGNTSQASSSSSNLSEPATVTVTQVSPLFASSGDKKTSTSESSGSFASSVSQPLFGNIQGKVSAPVTAFSFGQVAVSSKSDKETELSSASSTGGSIFGSLQQKGVPSFSFGQSATTVSSSAVESPKMGSVTFSAASESPSASSSTTSVESEETDLTKTDPSIVKPQTQVSSEIPESTSASSVVPPESQLFSFSLSDKAPQSPVQNQATANTIAAATTTTTTTTTTTTTTASTTNATTTTTAASLFFGQPICSVAPTGKGGANIFSQAAGSKQVFGNLSTTANSSIFGTGPSNTAVTKTLFGSSATNTSSPPTTATTTSLFTNVSKSTSLFGTASTTIFSNTPLFGGSSSPAVTTSAPSPPSGDTLSVIPTSVSEVSSTIAISTSPSTTTQPDTVSVVSVSSLATPDTSTTAPATLPTLFGTNVTKVSSSSAPSVFGTLATPAAVSSSNLFATPSTVTPTTVAAVFGASTARTTVSPTVTTVVTTGTTASSITTVSSSNTAAPTATTTTTTSSSVSPIFGGSAVPTTLSSIFGAISITTSAPSLFGAAVSTSTSAPSLFGSAVATSQSGFGATTTTSAPSLFGTSLQPSAAPSLFGQPQVSQSATPSLFGSTPATSTPSLFGGNTDKPSLFGGNSTQSSTSIFGGKPVFGQSPVATSSSAFGQTANVFGQNTTPVFGGGTSGDGFGSKPAFGQTGGSVFGQTPKFGFGGSTFGGGTSLFGGSSTAGNSFKPGGGFGSAPVFGAGSPTGSAGFGSPPTFGGAPTFGGSPTFGNANRVFGSPAAASPSFGASPTGQQQSNTFESLASQNTLTFGNLASQSPGFGSPQPSLFGGTQTSPNNPPAFSSSSSTSFGGSSFSSWR